From Dehalococcoidia bacterium, a single genomic window includes:
- a CDS encoding ABC transporter substrate-binding protein encodes MACWFRGVQRYGLLVLALALLAVVVGCRAAAPTPTPTPAPVAAPAAQPTPAPRPTPTPTPAPPLRIGEINSYSGLSTVYTFPYREGLRMAAEEINEKGGILGRKIEFIFRDDKLRADEAVKAAQELVFQEKVEFLVGCISSTVGLALSEWAKANKVFYFATHCQTSRLTWDLGHEYVARTSNNVNQYIRALAKRVVEDYPQCKRWLSINQDYEYGRAVHEDFFEYMRKHRPETTIVAEYWPRLGETDHTSYITAMMAQKGKADCILTSLWGSQSITFIKQATPYGLFKEFQLVHASVGNLDELGGLGREAPVGAVTPPFIPTYLPEVLQANPELAAWVKRYKDRTGGSEPTTGSAFGYVTVYIIAEVLKRTNGSTKPDDIHKALSSGDFSVKMPWGEVIMRACDQQALPPLWTGVVDVKPDGTPYVRDLKTLHGKDVVRSCDEVKALREKAKKG; translated from the coding sequence ATGGCCTGTTGGTTCCGAGGTGTGCAAAGGTATGGTCTGCTTGTGCTGGCTCTAGCCCTTTTGGCGGTAGTGGTTGGATGTCGGGCGGCGGCGCCCACACCTACTCCCACCCCTGCTCCTGTAGCCGCCCCGGCTGCCCAGCCCACCCCGGCCCCCCGTCCCACCCCCACCCCGACGCCTGCGCCCCCCTTGCGGATAGGGGAAATTAACTCCTATTCTGGCCTCTCTACTGTTTACACCTTCCCTTATCGTGAAGGCCTGCGCATGGCGGCCGAGGAGATCAACGAAAAGGGTGGCATCTTGGGGCGGAAGATAGAGTTCATTTTCCGGGACGACAAACTGCGTGCCGACGAGGCGGTGAAGGCAGCCCAGGAGCTGGTGTTCCAGGAAAAGGTGGAGTTCCTGGTGGGGTGCATCAGTTCCACGGTGGGGCTGGCCCTCTCGGAGTGGGCCAAGGCCAACAAGGTGTTCTACTTCGCCACCCACTGCCAGACCAGCCGTCTGACGTGGGACCTGGGGCATGAGTATGTGGCCCGCACCAGCAACAATGTCAACCAGTACATTCGCGCCCTGGCCAAGCGGGTGGTGGAGGACTATCCCCAGTGCAAGCGGTGGCTCTCTATCAACCAGGACTACGAGTACGGGCGGGCGGTGCACGAGGACTTCTTTGAATATATGCGGAAGCATCGCCCCGAGACCACCATCGTGGCCGAATACTGGCCGCGCCTGGGCGAGACCGACCACACCTCCTACATCACCGCTATGATGGCCCAGAAGGGCAAGGCCGACTGCATCCTCACCTCCCTGTGGGGCTCCCAGAGTATCACCTTCATCAAGCAGGCCACCCCCTACGGCCTGTTCAAGGAGTTCCAGCTGGTGCACGCCAGTGTGGGCAACCTGGACGAACTGGGCGGCCTGGGCAGGGAGGCCCCTGTGGGTGCGGTAACGCCTCCTTTCATCCCCACCTATCTGCCTGAGGTGCTCCAGGCCAACCCCGAGTTGGCGGCGTGGGTGAAGCGGTATAAGGACCGCACGGGCGGTTCGGAACCCACTACGGGCTCCGCCTTTGGGTATGTAACGGTCTACATCATCGCCGAGGTGCTCAAGCGCACCAACGGCTCCACCAAGCCGGATGACATCCATAAGGCTCTCAGCAGCGGGGACTTTAGCGTGAAGATGCCGTGGGGCGAGGTGATCATGCGGGCGTGCGATCAGCAGGCTCTGCCGCCCCTCTGGACGGGGGTGGTGGATGTGAAGCCCGATGGCACCCCCTATGTGCGGGACCTGAAGACCCTGCACGGCAAAGATGTGGTCCGCTCCTGCGACGAGGTGAAGGCGTTGCGGGAGAAGGCGAAGAAAGGGTAA
- a CDS encoding ABC transporter ATP-binding protein — MPLLEVQNLNTFYGQSHILFDVTMTVDRGEVVCLLGRNGAGKSTTLKSIIGLVPPRSGSIRFKGQEITGLPPYRIARMGIGYVPEERRIFANLSVRENLEVARRTAPPSTDGHPWDVERVLTLFPRLRSFLERRAGTLSGGEQQMLTIARTLMTNPDLLLLDEPSEGLAPVVVQALKEQLQSLKATGLTIILAEQNVRFVSGLGDRVYILEKGHIRYQAPMERFLADEGVRRAYLAV; from the coding sequence ATGCCCTTGCTGGAAGTGCAGAACCTCAACACCTTCTACGGCCAGAGCCATATTCTCTTTGATGTAACTATGACGGTGGATAGGGGGGAGGTGGTGTGCCTGTTGGGGCGCAATGGTGCGGGCAAGAGCACCACTCTCAAGAGCATTATCGGTTTGGTGCCCCCCCGATCGGGCAGTATCCGCTTCAAAGGGCAGGAGATCACCGGCTTGCCTCCCTATCGCATCGCCCGCATGGGAATTGGCTATGTGCCTGAGGAACGGCGCATTTTCGCCAACTTGTCGGTGCGGGAGAACTTGGAGGTGGCTCGGCGCACGGCTCCCCCCTCCACCGACGGCCACCCCTGGGATGTGGAGCGTGTGTTGACCCTGTTTCCCCGCTTGCGCTCCTTCTTGGAGCGGCGCGCCGGCACCCTCAGCGGGGGCGAACAGCAGATGCTCACCATCGCCCGTACTCTGATGACCAACCCCGACCTTCTGCTCCTTGATGAGCCGTCGGAGGGGTTGGCGCCGGTGGTGGTGCAAGCCCTCAAGGAGCAACTCCAAAGCCTCAAAGCCACCGGCCTCACTATCATCCTGGCGGAGCAAAACGTACGCTTCGTGAGCGGGCTCGGCGACCGGGTCTACATCTTAGAGAAGGGCCACATCCGCTACCAGGCTCCTATGGAGCGCTTCCTGGCCGATGAGGGCGTTCGCCGGGCCTATCTGGCCGTGTAG
- a CDS encoding branched-chain amino acid ABC transporter permease, whose protein sequence is MQEVARKGVGRWRVPLVGASMLTVGGWLAFLVVALIFPQIAPVFWVQFAIDLFVLTLFGLSLNLLMGYGGMVSFGHAAYYALGAYAAALLVKRADVPMPLALALGPFFAAGGAMVFGFFAVRLTAIYFAMLTLAFSQIVYAVVFKWTKFTGGDDGIQGVWPIRALAAPPVSDNYYYFTLGVVLVCTLILYLIVNSPFGYTLRAVRENPRRAEMAGVNVRLHQWVAFVIAGFFAGVAGSLFVFFQGSVNPDYAGVARSTDPLIVALLGGMHHFLGPAVGALLYKIIFFYVGREFPFLWQLLVGLILVGVILLFPGGVMGFLTERRWRTLRWWPRKAGATPTPRETGPQPSSSASGASPDGNA, encoded by the coding sequence GTGCAGGAGGTCGCACGCAAAGGAGTGGGGCGCTGGCGGGTGCCCCTTGTGGGAGCCTCAATGCTCACCGTTGGGGGATGGCTGGCTTTTTTGGTGGTTGCCCTGATCTTTCCCCAGATTGCCCCTGTGTTCTGGGTGCAGTTCGCCATTGACCTTTTCGTTCTCACCCTGTTCGGCCTCTCCCTGAATTTGCTGATGGGGTATGGGGGGATGGTCTCCTTCGGGCATGCCGCTTATTACGCTCTGGGAGCCTATGCCGCTGCCCTGTTGGTGAAGCGGGCGGATGTCCCCATGCCCTTGGCCTTGGCCCTGGGCCCCTTCTTCGCCGCCGGGGGCGCTATGGTGTTCGGCTTCTTCGCGGTGCGCCTGACCGCCATCTACTTTGCGATGCTCACCTTGGCCTTCTCCCAGATCGTCTACGCTGTAGTGTTCAAGTGGACGAAGTTCACGGGGGGCGATGACGGGATTCAAGGGGTATGGCCCATTCGGGCATTGGCTGCGCCACCGGTGTCCGATAACTATTACTACTTCACTTTGGGTGTGGTTCTGGTGTGCACTCTCATTCTATATCTCATCGTCAACTCGCCCTTTGGCTATACCCTACGGGCTGTTCGGGAGAACCCTCGCCGCGCCGAGATGGCAGGGGTGAATGTGCGTCTGCACCAGTGGGTGGCCTTTGTGATCGCGGGCTTCTTTGCGGGGGTTGCTGGGTCGCTGTTCGTGTTCTTCCAGGGGAGTGTGAACCCCGACTACGCTGGGGTGGCGCGGAGCACCGACCCCCTCATCGTGGCCCTGCTCGGGGGTATGCACCACTTCCTGGGACCAGCCGTGGGGGCGCTCCTCTATAAGATCATCTTCTTCTATGTGGGACGGGAGTTCCCCTTCCTGTGGCAGTTGCTGGTGGGCCTCATTTTGGTGGGGGTGATTCTCCTGTTCCCTGGGGGGGTGATGGGGTTCCTCACCGAGCGGCGCTGGCGGACACTGCGGTGGTGGCCCCGCAAGGCGGGGGCTACCCCCACCCCCCGGGAAACCGGCCCCCAACCCTCGTCCAGTGCTTCGGGAGCGAGTCCAGATGGTAACGCCTAA
- a CDS encoding branched-chain amino acid ABC transporter permease, with protein MDWLAENTPRIVVQLLSGISVGVLLFLVASGLSLIFGVSRVVNFAHGALYMVGAYLAYTIMRTVPGSGLYYWLALALAPIGVAVVGLLIEVLFLRRIYQAEHIYQLLLTIGLAFVIGDIVRIIWGPENRSVTRPEFLTASLPILGQPFPSYNLVILGLGPLVLLALWWVFYRTRWGMLVRAATWDRDMLGALGVNTPLVFTTVFVFGAWLAGLGGALVAPIQGLAPGMDAAVIILAFVVVVIGGLGSFFGTLVSAILIGVVQGLAVLNPFLRHYDLVLPFALMALVLILRPVGLFGRPES; from the coding sequence GTGGACTGGCTTGCTGAGAATACCCCCCGCATTGTGGTGCAACTCCTATCGGGCATCAGCGTGGGCGTGCTCCTGTTCCTGGTCGCTTCCGGTCTGTCTCTCATCTTCGGGGTGAGCCGGGTGGTGAACTTCGCCCACGGGGCCTTGTATATGGTGGGGGCCTACCTGGCTTATACCATTATGCGCACGGTGCCGGGCTCGGGGCTGTACTACTGGTTGGCCCTGGCGTTGGCCCCCATAGGGGTGGCGGTTGTGGGGTTGCTCATAGAGGTGCTTTTCCTGCGCCGCATCTACCAGGCGGAGCACATTTATCAACTGCTCTTGACCATCGGGTTGGCCTTTGTGATTGGGGATATTGTGCGCATCATTTGGGGTCCGGAGAACCGCTCTGTCACGCGCCCTGAGTTTCTGACGGCCTCCCTTCCCATTCTGGGCCAGCCCTTCCCCAGTTATAACCTGGTGATTTTGGGGCTGGGGCCGCTGGTGTTGCTGGCCTTGTGGTGGGTGTTCTACCGCACCCGGTGGGGGATGCTGGTGCGGGCGGCCACCTGGGACCGGGATATGCTGGGTGCCTTGGGGGTGAATACCCCCCTGGTGTTTACCACGGTGTTCGTCTTCGGGGCGTGGTTGGCGGGGTTGGGCGGGGCCCTGGTGGCCCCCATTCAGGGGCTTGCGCCTGGTATGGACGCGGCTGTCATCATCCTAGCCTTCGTGGTGGTGGTCATTGGGGGGTTGGGGAGTTTCTTCGGCACCCTGGTGTCGGCAATTTTGATTGGGGTGGTGCAGGGGTTGGCGGTGCTCAACCCCTTCCTGCGCCATTACGACCTGGTGCTTCCCTTCGCCTTGATGGCGTTGGTGCTCATTCTGCGGCCGGTGGGCCTGTTCGGCAGGCCCGAGTCCTAA
- a CDS encoding zinc-binding dehydrogenase, which produces MPTIGRAAVFEKAGKPFTIVQLPVPEVEPGGILIKVTAAGICGSDLHYWRGDNPVPITVGEPGPVIPGHEFMGVVHTLGKNIKTDSLGRPLKEGDRVVFPYFFPCQRCYWCARGELHACPNRVIRPSIKTYPYCNGGFAEYFYLRPGHWVFKAPEGLSEEALTPVNCALSQVLFGLHQARPRFGDTVVVQGAGGLGLYAMAVARDMGAEKVIAIDGQAPRLQMAERCGATHTINITEVTRPEDRIARVRELTDGRGADVVVEVVGFPQVVPEGIAMLRRGGTYVEIGHISPNSNATLDMSYLVSRQIRILGIMHYDPWVIPAALDFLVRTRDRYPLTQVVSHKFPLERINEAFQEAEWKGREGGSPVVRAIVTP; this is translated from the coding sequence ATGCCTACTATTGGACGCGCGGCGGTCTTTGAGAAGGCGGGCAAGCCCTTCACCATCGTTCAACTGCCTGTCCCGGAGGTGGAACCGGGGGGTATCCTCATCAAGGTCACGGCGGCGGGAATCTGCGGGTCTGACCTGCACTACTGGCGCGGGGATAACCCCGTGCCCATCACCGTGGGCGAGCCTGGCCCCGTGATTCCCGGGCATGAGTTTATGGGGGTGGTGCACACTTTGGGGAAGAACATCAAGACCGACTCCCTGGGCCGTCCCCTGAAGGAGGGGGATCGGGTCGTGTTCCCCTACTTCTTCCCGTGCCAGCGATGCTATTGGTGCGCTCGGGGGGAGCTGCACGCCTGTCCCAACCGCGTGATCCGCCCCTCTATCAAGACCTACCCCTACTGCAACGGAGGGTTCGCCGAGTACTTCTATTTGAGGCCGGGGCACTGGGTGTTCAAGGCTCCCGAGGGGCTGTCCGAGGAGGCGCTGACGCCTGTCAACTGCGCCCTCTCCCAGGTGCTGTTCGGCCTGCACCAGGCCCGCCCCCGCTTTGGTGATACGGTGGTGGTGCAAGGGGCAGGGGGATTGGGCCTGTACGCTATGGCCGTGGCCCGGGATATGGGCGCAGAGAAGGTCATTGCGATAGATGGTCAGGCGCCCCGCCTGCAGATGGCCGAGCGGTGCGGAGCCACCCACACCATCAACATCACGGAGGTGACCCGTCCCGAGGACCGCATTGCTCGAGTGCGGGAACTGACCGATGGGCGCGGGGCCGATGTGGTGGTGGAGGTGGTGGGTTTCCCCCAGGTGGTGCCCGAGGGCATCGCCATGCTCCGCCGGGGCGGAACCTATGTGGAGATCGGCCACATCAGCCCCAACAGCAACGCCACCTTGGACATGAGTTACCTGGTCAGTCGCCAAATCCGCATCTTGGGCATTATGCACTACGACCCCTGGGTGATTCCTGCGGCTCTGGACTTTTTGGTGCGCACCCGCGACCGCTATCCCCTTACGCAGGTGGTCTCCCACAAGTTCCCCCTCGAGCGCATCAACGAGGCCTTCCAAGAGGCGGAGTGGAAGGGACGGGAGGGAGGCTCTCCGGTGGTGCGGGCCATCGTTACACCCTAG
- the acs gene encoding acetate--CoA ligase: MDAATATIESLLQEGRVFPPPEAFRHQAHVRDMRVYTEAERDPLAFWERAAGELHWFRPWDKVLEWNLPYAKWFVGGKLNASYNCVDRHLTTLRKNKAAIIWEGEPGEERVLTYQDLHREVCRFANALKSLGVKKGDRVTIYLPMVPELPIAMLACARIGAPHSVVFGGFSADALRDRIQDAQAKVLITADGGYRRGGVVPLKRNADEAVAQCPTIEKVIVLRRIGGIADILMHPGRDLWWHEVVQGQSAVCPPEPMDAEDLLFLLYTSGTTGKPKGIIHTTGGYLTHVTLTAKWVFDLKEEDTYWCTADIGWITGHSYVVYGPLSNGATTVMYEGAPDYPDRDRFWAIVEKYRVNIFYTAPTAIRSFMRWGEQYPQRHDLSSLRLLGTVGEPINPEAWVWYWKHIGGGRCPIVDTWWQTETGGILITPLPGVVTLKPGSATLPFPGVGAEVVDEQGKPVPPGQGGYLVLTRPWPGMLRGIYGDPDRYVRTYWSRFPGRYFTGDGARKDADGYLWLLGRVDDVIKVSAHRLSTMEIESALVDHPFVAEAAAIGKSHEVKGEAIVVFVTPKEGVKTSPQLAEELKAHVARKIGAIARPDQVIFTAALPKTRSGKIMRRLLRDIAEGRALGDVTTLESPAVVEALKEQYGEEREG, translated from the coding sequence ATGGATGCGGCGACCGCCACCATTGAGAGCCTGCTCCAGGAGGGACGGGTCTTCCCCCCGCCGGAGGCCTTCCGCCACCAGGCCCATGTGCGGGATATGCGTGTCTATACGGAGGCCGAACGCGACCCTCTGGCTTTCTGGGAGCGGGCAGCCGGGGAACTGCACTGGTTCCGCCCGTGGGATAAGGTGCTGGAGTGGAACCTCCCCTATGCCAAGTGGTTTGTCGGGGGGAAACTGAACGCCTCGTATAACTGTGTTGACCGCCACCTGACCACCCTCCGCAAGAACAAGGCGGCCATTATCTGGGAGGGGGAGCCCGGAGAGGAGCGGGTGCTCACCTATCAAGACCTTCACCGGGAGGTGTGCCGCTTCGCCAACGCCCTGAAGTCTTTGGGGGTGAAGAAGGGGGACCGTGTTACTATCTACTTGCCTATGGTTCCTGAACTACCCATTGCGATGTTGGCCTGTGCGCGCATAGGAGCACCCCACAGCGTGGTGTTCGGGGGGTTCAGCGCTGACGCCCTGCGCGACCGCATCCAAGATGCCCAGGCCAAGGTGCTCATCACCGCCGACGGGGGGTACCGCAGGGGGGGTGTGGTGCCCCTCAAGCGCAACGCCGATGAGGCTGTTGCCCAGTGCCCCACCATTGAAAAGGTCATTGTCCTGCGGCGCATCGGGGGTATCGCCGATATCCTGATGCACCCCGGCCGCGACCTCTGGTGGCATGAAGTCGTCCAGGGGCAGTCGGCCGTCTGCCCCCCCGAGCCTATGGACGCGGAGGATCTCCTCTTTCTCCTTTACACCAGTGGCACCACTGGCAAGCCGAAGGGCATCATCCACACCACCGGGGGCTACCTGACCCATGTTACCTTGACCGCCAAGTGGGTCTTTGACTTGAAGGAGGAGGACACCTATTGGTGCACCGCCGACATCGGCTGGATAACGGGGCACAGTTACGTGGTCTATGGTCCCCTGAGCAACGGGGCCACCACTGTCATGTATGAGGGTGCCCCCGATTACCCCGACCGCGACCGCTTCTGGGCCATCGTGGAGAAGTACCGGGTGAACATCTTCTACACTGCCCCCACAGCCATCCGCTCCTTTATGCGCTGGGGGGAGCAGTATCCCCAGCGGCATGACCTGTCCAGCCTGCGCCTGTTGGGGACGGTGGGGGAGCCGATCAATCCGGAGGCGTGGGTGTGGTATTGGAAGCACATCGGCGGGGGGCGTTGTCCTATCGTGGATACCTGGTGGCAGACGGAGACGGGGGGAATCCTCATTACCCCCCTGCCGGGCGTGGTAACCCTCAAGCCGGGTTCGGCCACTTTGCCTTTCCCCGGCGTGGGGGCCGAGGTGGTGGACGAGCAGGGAAAGCCCGTCCCCCCAGGACAGGGGGGGTATCTGGTGCTCACCCGCCCCTGGCCGGGCATGCTGCGGGGCATCTACGGCGATCCCGACCGGTACGTGCGCACCTATTGGAGCCGGTTCCCCGGCCGCTACTTCACGGGAGACGGGGCGCGCAAGGATGCCGACGGTTATCTGTGGCTCTTGGGACGGGTGGATGATGTCATCAAGGTGTCAGCCCATCGCCTGTCCACCATGGAGATTGAGAGCGCTTTGGTGGATCACCCCTTTGTGGCCGAGGCCGCCGCTATCGGCAAGAGCCACGAGGTGAAGGGGGAGGCCATCGTGGTGTTCGTTACCCCCAAGGAGGGGGTGAAGACTTCGCCCCAGTTGGCCGAGGAGCTGAAGGCCCACGTGGCCAGGAAAATAGGAGCCATCGCCCGCCCGGACCAGGTCATCTTCACCGCTGCCCTGCCCAAGACCCGCAGCGGCAAAATCATGCGGCGCCTCCTGCGGGACATCGCCGAGGGGCGGGCGTTGGGGGATGTAACTACCCTGGAAAGCCCCGCCGTTGTGGAGGCCCTCAAGGAGCAGTACGGCGAGGAACGGGAGGGATAA
- a CDS encoding ABC transporter ATP-binding protein, producing the protein MVTPKVIFSCKGLSKAFGGLRAVDGVDLAVREGELRALIGPNGAGKSTFFNLVTGQLRRDKGEVHFNGHRIDGLAPYQVMRRGIARTFQITSTFRRLTALENVQVALFVHHQRHLNPLALFIPAHRSMRERAMFLLEQVGLADSAFKPAGVLAHGDQKRLELAIALASAPRMLLLDEPTAGMAPHERREAMSLITRIAREQGLTLLFTEHDMDVVFGYAERITVMHQGKVLAEGSPEEVRANPEVQRVYLGEHG; encoded by the coding sequence ATGGTAACGCCTAAGGTGATCTTCTCCTGTAAGGGGTTGAGTAAGGCCTTCGGGGGGCTGAGGGCCGTGGATGGAGTGGATTTGGCCGTGCGGGAGGGGGAACTGCGTGCTCTTATCGGCCCCAACGGAGCGGGCAAGAGCACCTTCTTCAACCTGGTGACGGGGCAACTGCGCCGGGACAAGGGGGAGGTGCACTTCAACGGGCACCGCATAGATGGCCTCGCCCCGTATCAGGTGATGCGACGGGGCATCGCCCGCACCTTCCAGATCACCAGCACCTTCCGCCGCCTCACCGCCTTGGAGAATGTGCAGGTGGCTTTGTTTGTGCATCACCAGCGCCATCTGAACCCCCTCGCCCTGTTTATCCCTGCCCATCGCAGTATGCGGGAGCGGGCGATGTTTCTGCTGGAGCAGGTGGGTCTGGCCGACAGCGCCTTCAAGCCGGCGGGTGTCCTCGCACACGGCGACCAGAAGCGGTTGGAACTGGCTATTGCCTTGGCCAGCGCGCCCCGCATGCTCCTGCTGGACGAGCCGACGGCCGGTATGGCGCCGCACGAGCGCCGCGAGGCTATGTCCCTCATCACGCGCATTGCCCGAGAGCAGGGCCTGACCCTCCTGTTCACGGAGCACGATATGGATGTGGTGTTCGGCTATGCGGAGCGCATCACGGTGATGCACCAGGGGAAAGTGCTAGCCGAGGGTTCGCCGGAGGAGGTGCGGGCCAACCCCGAGGTGCAGCGGGTCTACCTGGGGGAGCACGGGTAG
- a CDS encoding pyridoxal phosphate-dependent aminotransferase, giving the protein MTGGDMLAQRMARLGTETAFEVLARAKALEAQGRDIIHLEIGEPDFPTPAHIVEAAYRALQEGYTHYTPSAGLAEVREGIARHARQRLGIPVAADQVVITPGAKPIIFYTILALAEEGSEVLYPDPGFPIYASVVTFCGATPVPLPLDPSRGYHLDLDDLERKLSPRTRLLILNSPHNPTGSALTAEELKAIADLLRRWEQVYVLSDEVYHAILYNGRYQSIASLPGMAERTIVLDGLSKTYAMTGWRLGWGIFPKTLVEPVVRLVINSVSCAPAFVQKAALAALDGPQDSVQAMVAEFRARRDLIVAGLRALPGVVCPLPEGAFYAFPDIRGTGLTSRELERRALEEAGVALLSGTAFGQYGEGFIRLSYANSRQNIARALERLEALLKRARR; this is encoded by the coding sequence ATGACTGGAGGGGATATGCTTGCCCAACGCATGGCCCGCCTGGGCACAGAGACAGCCTTTGAGGTGTTGGCTCGCGCCAAGGCTTTGGAGGCCCAGGGGCGGGACATCATCCATCTGGAGATCGGCGAGCCCGATTTTCCTACACCTGCCCATATTGTGGAGGCGGCCTACAGGGCTCTACAGGAGGGGTATACCCACTACACCCCCTCGGCAGGACTGGCCGAGGTGCGGGAAGGCATCGCCCGCCACGCCCGCCAGCGCTTGGGCATCCCCGTGGCGGCCGACCAGGTGGTCATTACGCCAGGGGCCAAGCCCATTATCTTCTACACTATTCTGGCTTTAGCTGAGGAGGGAAGCGAGGTTCTCTACCCGGACCCGGGCTTCCCCATTTACGCCTCGGTGGTTACCTTTTGCGGGGCGACGCCCGTGCCTTTGCCCCTAGACCCCTCCCGCGGCTACCATCTTGACCTGGACGACTTGGAGCGGAAACTGTCGCCCCGCACACGCCTGCTTATCCTCAACTCCCCCCACAACCCCACCGGCTCCGCCCTCACCGCCGAGGAACTCAAGGCTATTGCCGACCTCCTGCGCCGGTGGGAGCAGGTGTATGTGCTCTCCGATGAGGTCTACCACGCTATTCTCTACAACGGTCGGTACCAGAGCATCGCCTCCCTCCCCGGGATGGCCGAGCGCACCATTGTCCTAGACGGCCTCTCCAAGACCTACGCCATGACCGGCTGGCGCTTGGGCTGGGGGATTTTCCCCAAGACCCTGGTGGAGCCGGTGGTGCGGTTGGTGATCAACAGCGTCTCTTGCGCCCCCGCCTTCGTCCAGAAGGCGGCCTTGGCGGCTTTGGACGGCCCCCAAGACAGCGTGCAGGCGATGGTGGCCGAGTTCCGCGCTCGGCGCGACCTCATCGTGGCGGGCCTGCGCGCCTTGCCCGGCGTGGTGTGCCCTCTGCCCGAGGGGGCCTTTTACGCCTTCCCTGATATCCGGGGCACGGGCCTGACCAGCCGGGAGTTGGAACGGCGCGCCTTGGAAGAGGCGGGGGTGGCGCTTCTGTCGGGCACCGCCTTCGGCCAGTATGGGGAGGGGTTCATCCGCCTCTCCTATGCCAACTCCCGCCAGAACATCGCACGCGCCTTGGAACGCTTGGAGGCCCTGCTGAAAAGGGCCCGCCGCTAG
- the ispH gene encoding 4-hydroxy-3-methylbut-2-enyl diphosphate reductase: MEVILGSPRGFCAGVVRAIDIVELALQRFGPPVYVKHQIVHNPTVVASLEAKGAITVEDVDEVPPGSVVVFSAHGSPPQDYEKARARHLRVIDATCPLVTKVHNEARRYAKEGRRIILIGHRGHQEVRGTMGQTPMYLLDEREGIHLPPWDPDTPVAVLTQTTLSVDDTAKAVEAIRQRFPHAIVRNDLCYATTNRQAVVKALAQEADVILVIGAQNSSNCNRLREVAQAQGVPAYLINGPEELRPEYLAGAQKVGIISGASTPESLVQAVVDALSPQRVRHLTLAEEHISFVLPRELREEAPTP; the protein is encoded by the coding sequence ATGGAAGTGATTCTCGGCTCGCCCCGAGGTTTCTGCGCAGGGGTGGTACGGGCCATTGATATCGTGGAACTGGCCCTTCAGCGCTTCGGCCCCCCCGTGTATGTGAAGCACCAAATCGTTCATAACCCCACGGTGGTGGCCTCCCTGGAGGCGAAAGGGGCCATCACGGTGGAGGATGTGGACGAGGTTCCTCCCGGCTCGGTGGTGGTGTTTTCGGCGCACGGCTCCCCGCCCCAGGACTATGAGAAGGCGCGTGCCCGCCATCTGCGGGTGATCGACGCCACCTGTCCCCTGGTCACCAAGGTGCACAACGAGGCCCGTCGCTATGCCAAGGAGGGACGACGCATCATCCTCATCGGCCACCGGGGTCATCAAGAGGTGCGGGGCACCATGGGGCAGACACCCATGTATTTGCTTGATGAGCGGGAGGGCATCCATCTCCCCCCTTGGGATCCCGACACCCCCGTGGCCGTCCTCACCCAGACCACCCTCTCCGTGGACGATACGGCTAAGGCGGTGGAGGCCATTCGCCAGCGCTTCCCCCACGCTATCGTGCGCAACGACCTGTGCTACGCCACCACTAATCGCCAGGCGGTGGTGAAGGCTCTGGCCCAAGAGGCCGATGTCATTTTGGTCATTGGTGCCCAGAACTCGTCCAACTGCAACCGCCTGCGGGAGGTGGCCCAGGCCCAGGGCGTCCCCGCCTACCTCATCAACGGCCCCGAGGAACTGCGCCCCGAATACCTTGCAGGGGCCCAAAAGGTGGGTATCATCTCAGGGGCCAGCACACCCGAAAGCCTAGTGCAGGCCGTGGTGGACGCCCTCTCCCCCCAGCGCGTCCGCCATTTGACCCTGGCCGAAGAGCACATCTCCTTCGTCCTACCCCGGGAGCTGCGGGAGGAGGCCCCAACGCCCTAA